In Bombus vancouverensis nearcticus unplaced genomic scaffold, iyBomVanc1_principal scaffold0079, whole genome shotgun sequence, one genomic interval encodes:
- the LOC117163015 gene encoding uncharacterized protein LOC117163015 isoform X3, with protein MDTGSKKEIKEMITKDISNIHNYSLDVKKYINNQLEDTLDYLHGLIAEIPQSVPGPSTTKRPKVLKKEGYRRKETIPENDIINTDNTVTDSAVHDKTENKDVKTGDVLETTIDRTKRKAAIKAAINIKKQQSMSLVTKLRRLTLDDDSNVNRKRGGRPKKKESARSSSDEKNTKGPTKHSKTKKNVLSETISKEDAKQPERIEPLKSSMTTRDSNIKRTFSRSENTKGKYSNIIDDTVIPSARNDIEDPSMCENALEKFTPLMNSTMDINSTYTQKMMDATAIVEPLSPIKSNETEEVQQLNQAIGLTEFEELFAEDEPSREREMSNRNMTKQDIQNEMKKNVPVRRRIEAFEKEKISEKAIVQKLARRSVEKAKKILLAKQKKETQMMTSQLQTVRSTSVLHSKPDDDTSDDEARPRRTIPH; from the exons atggatactggatcaaagaaggagattaaagaaatgattaccaaagatatatcgaatatacataattattccttggatgttaaaaaatatattaacaaccagcttgaagacactctggattatttacatggtttaattgctgaaataccacaatcagtccctggcccttcaactacaaagaggccgaaagttttgaagaaagaaggttatcgccgtaaagagactatcccagaaaatgatattatcaatactgacaatacagtaacagattcagcagtacatgataaaacagaaaataaagatgtaaaaactggggatgtgctggaaacaacaattgaccgaacaaaaagaaaggctgcaataaaagctgcaattaatattaaaaagcagcagtcaatgtcacttgttacaaaattacgaaggctaactcttgatgatgacagtaatgtaaat aggaaacgtggaggccgacctaaaaaaaaggaaagtgctagaagtagttcagatgaaaaaaacacaaaaggtcctacaaaacatagtaaaacaaaaaagaatgttttaagcgaaacaatttcaaaagaagatgcaaaacagccagaaaggattgaaccattaaagtcttcaatgacaacaagagatagtaatataaagagaactttttcacggagtgaaaacacgaagggtaaatattctaatattattgatgatacagtaattccatcagcaagaaatgatattgaagatccttcaatgtgcgagaatgcacttgagaaatttactcctcttatgaattccacgatggacatcaattctacttatacgcagaagatgatggacgctaccgcaattgtagaacctttatcaccaataaaatcaaacgaaacg gaggaggttcagcagctgaatcaagctattggactcaccgagttcgaagaattattcgcagaagatgagccatcccgtgaaagggaaatgtctaatagaaacatgacgaaacaggacattcaaaatgaaatgaagaaaaatgtgcccgtaagaaggagaatcgaggcctttgaaaaagaaaaaatttcagaaaaagccattgttcaaaaactggcacgaagatctgtcgaaaaagcaaaaaaaatcttattagcgaaacaaaagaaggagactcagatgatgacatcgcag ctccaaacagtaaggtccacttctgttttgcacagtaaacctgacgacgacacatcggacgatgaagccagaccaaggcgtacaattccacattag
- the LOC117163015 gene encoding uncharacterized protein LOC117163015 isoform X2: MDTGSKKEIKEMITKDISNIHNYSLDVKKYINNQLEDTLDYLHGLIAEIPQSVPGPSTTKRPKVLKKEGYRRKETIPENDIINTDNTVTDSAVHDKTENKDVKTGDVLETTIDRTKRKAAIKAAINIKKQQSMSLVTKLRRLTLDDDSNRKRGGRPKKKESARSSSDEKNTKGPTKHSKTKKNVLSETISKEDAKQPERIEPLKSSMTTRDSNIKRTFSRSENTKGKYSNIIDDTVIPSARNDIEDPSMCENALEKFTPLMNSTMDINSTYTQKMMDATAIVEPLSPIKSNETVVINKNLASSIGKNNEPKFTSRSPITLQEEVQQLNQAIGLTEFEELFAEDEPSREREMSNRNMTKQDIQNEMKKNVPVRRRIEAFEKEKISEKAIVQKLARRSVEKAKKILLAKQKKETQMMTSQLQTVRSTSVLHSKPDDDTSDDEARPRRTIPH, encoded by the exons atggatactggatcaaagaaggagattaaagaaatgattaccaaagatatatcgaatatacataattattccttggatgttaaaaaatatattaacaaccagcttgaagacactctggattatttacatggtttaattgctgaaataccacaatcagtccctggcccttcaactacaaagaggccgaaagttttgaagaaagaaggttatcgccgtaaagagactatcccagaaaatgatattatcaatactgacaatacagtaacagattcagcagtacatgataaaacagaaaataaagatgtaaaaactggggatgtgctggaaacaacaattgaccgaacaaaaagaaaggctgcaataaaagctgcaattaatattaaaaagcagcagtcaatgtcacttgttacaaaattacgaaggctaactcttgatgatgacagtaat aggaaacgtggaggccgacctaaaaaaaaggaaagtgctagaagtagttcagatgaaaaaaacacaaaaggtcctacaaaacatagtaaaacaaaaaagaatgttttaagcgaaacaatttcaaaagaagatgcaaaacagccagaaaggattgaaccattaaagtcttcaatgacaacaagagatagtaatataaagagaactttttcacggagtgaaaacacgaagggtaaatattctaatattattgatgatacagtaattccatcagcaagaaatgatattgaagatccttcaatgtgcgagaatgcacttgagaaatttactcctcttatgaattccacgatggacatcaattctacttatacgcagaagatgatggacgctaccgcaattgtagaacctttatcaccaataaaatcaaacgaaacggtagtaattaataaaaacttggctagtagtataggaaaaaataatgaacctaaatttacatcacggtcgccaataactctgcaggaggaggttcagcagctgaatcaagctattggactcaccgagttcgaagaattattcgcagaagatgagccatcccgtgaaagggaaatgtctaatagaaacatgacgaaacaggacattcaaaatgaaatgaagaaaaatgtgcccgtaagaaggagaatcgaggcctttgaaaaagaaaaaatttcagaaaaagccattgttcaaaaactggcacgaagatctgtcgaaaaagcaaaaaaaatcttattagcgaaacaaaagaaggagactcagatgatgacatcgcag ctccaaacagtaaggtccacttctgttttgcacagtaaacctgacgacgacacatcggacgatgaagccagaccaaggcgtacaattccacattag
- the LOC117163015 gene encoding uncharacterized protein LOC117163015 isoform X1 translates to MDTGSKKEIKEMITKDISNIHNYSLDVKKYINNQLEDTLDYLHGLIAEIPQSVPGPSTTKRPKVLKKEGYRRKETIPENDIINTDNTVTDSAVHDKTENKDVKTGDVLETTIDRTKRKAAIKAAINIKKQQSMSLVTKLRRLTLDDDSNVNRKRGGRPKKKESARSSSDEKNTKGPTKHSKTKKNVLSETISKEDAKQPERIEPLKSSMTTRDSNIKRTFSRSENTKGKYSNIIDDTVIPSARNDIEDPSMCENALEKFTPLMNSTMDINSTYTQKMMDATAIVEPLSPIKSNETVVINKNLASSIGKNNEPKFTSRSPITLQEEVQQLNQAIGLTEFEELFAEDEPSREREMSNRNMTKQDIQNEMKKNVPVRRRIEAFEKEKISEKAIVQKLARRSVEKAKKILLAKQKKETQMMTSQLQTVRSTSVLHSKPDDDTSDDEARPRRTIPH, encoded by the exons atggatactggatcaaagaaggagattaaagaaatgattaccaaagatatatcgaatatacataattattccttggatgttaaaaaatatattaacaaccagcttgaagacactctggattatttacatggtttaattgctgaaataccacaatcagtccctggcccttcaactacaaagaggccgaaagttttgaagaaagaaggttatcgccgtaaagagactatcccagaaaatgatattatcaatactgacaatacagtaacagattcagcagtacatgataaaacagaaaataaagatgtaaaaactggggatgtgctggaaacaacaattgaccgaacaaaaagaaaggctgcaataaaagctgcaattaatattaaaaagcagcagtcaatgtcacttgttacaaaattacgaaggctaactcttgatgatgacagtaatgtaaat aggaaacgtggaggccgacctaaaaaaaaggaaagtgctagaagtagttcagatgaaaaaaacacaaaaggtcctacaaaacatagtaaaacaaaaaagaatgttttaagcgaaacaatttcaaaagaagatgcaaaacagccagaaaggattgaaccattaaagtcttcaatgacaacaagagatagtaatataaagagaactttttcacggagtgaaaacacgaagggtaaatattctaatattattgatgatacagtaattccatcagcaagaaatgatattgaagatccttcaatgtgcgagaatgcacttgagaaatttactcctcttatgaattccacgatggacatcaattctacttatacgcagaagatgatggacgctaccgcaattgtagaacctttatcaccaataaaatcaaacgaaacggtagtaattaataaaaacttggctagtagtataggaaaaaataatgaacctaaatttacatcacggtcgccaataactctgcaggaggaggttcagcagctgaatcaagctattggactcaccgagttcgaagaattattcgcagaagatgagccatcccgtgaaagggaaatgtctaatagaaacatgacgaaacaggacattcaaaatgaaatgaagaaaaatgtgcccgtaagaaggagaatcgaggcctttgaaaaagaaaaaatttcagaaaaagccattgttcaaaaactggcacgaagatctgtcgaaaaagcaaaaaaaatcttattagcgaaacaaaagaaggagactcagatgatgacatcgcag ctccaaacagtaaggtccacttctgttttgcacagtaaacctgacgacgacacatcggacgatgaagccagaccaaggcgtacaattccacattag